A window of Thermococcus sp. contains these coding sequences:
- a CDS encoding ABC transporter ATP-binding protein produces MKRVVLQAVDVYKSYRMGTGVVVPALRGANLEVREGEFVAIIGPSGSGKTTLLNVLGLLDTPDSGELYVDGIPVVGLDDDELSEMRLRKIGFVFQYYNLIPILTALENVELPLILAGVPLERRTRRAMELLRMVGIPNMQNHKPTEMSGGQQQRVAIARALANEPSIVLADEPTGNLDTKASEEIVSLMKGLNREKGTTFVVVTHDLEVAREADRILRIRDGKLYEVDEL; encoded by the coding sequence ATGAAGAGGGTTGTCCTTCAAGCTGTTGACGTGTACAAGAGCTACCGCATGGGGACGGGTGTGGTGGTTCCCGCCCTACGGGGTGCGAACCTTGAGGTACGTGAGGGAGAGTTCGTTGCCATAATCGGCCCGAGCGGCAGCGGAAAGACGACCCTCTTAAACGTACTCGGGCTTCTTGACACCCCGGATTCTGGGGAGCTGTACGTTGACGGCATCCCGGTGGTGGGTCTTGACGACGATGAGCTCTCGGAGATGAGACTACGAAAGATCGGCTTCGTTTTCCAGTACTACAACCTCATACCGATCCTAACGGCCCTTGAGAACGTCGAGCTCCCCCTCATCCTCGCTGGGGTCCCCTTGGAGAGGAGGACGCGGAGGGCCATGGAACTCCTGAGGATGGTTGGCATCCCGAACATGCAGAACCACAAACCCACGGAGATGAGCGGCGGCCAACAGCAGCGCGTGGCGATAGCCAGGGCCCTCGCAAACGAACCCAGCATAGTCCTGGCCGACGAACCGACCGGAAACCTCGACACAAAGGCATCCGAGGAGATAGTCTCCCTCATGAAGGGACTCAACCGTGAAAAGGGGACGACCTTCGTCGTCGTGACCCATGACCTCGAGGTCGCCAGGGAGGCCGATAGGATTTTGAGGATACGCGACGGAAAACTCTACGAGGTGGACGAACTGTGA
- a CDS encoding universal stress protein, whose translation MEDGLLVHSVDYGRVEDLEHNIQIAKQNLEKSLRGIKGSFGYEVLVGAASQAIIGTAIAKRSTLVVIGKKGRSFIKDLLLGSTAERVMRDSKLPVLLIPCD comes from the coding sequence GTGGAAGACGGCCTCCTTGTCCACTCCGTTGACTACGGCAGGGTTGAGGATCTAGAGCACAACATTCAGATCGCCAAGCAGAACCTTGAGAAGTCCCTCAGGGGCATTAAAGGGTCGTTCGGATACGAGGTACTTGTCGGTGCGGCATCACAGGCCATAATAGGGACCGCAATAGCAAAGCGCTCGACCCTGGTGGTGATAGGAAAGAAGGGCAGAAGCTTCATAAAGGATCTCCTTCTGGGAAGCACCGCCGAGAGGGTGATGAGGGACTCAAAACTTCCCGTGCTCCTAATTCCGTGTGACTAA
- a CDS encoding DUF99 family protein — protein sequence MIRKVKPQIRAVGFDDGTFSFSSKINREKTVLIGVVMKGSQEVVGVLSRWITVDGTDATRVIADAVLSSRFKDLRVILLKGITYAGFNVVDVGRLHHKTGLPVIVVVRKKPDLTAMEEALRRHFSDAEERIELLRKAPPLVELIPRKLYIQAAGVERSTAAEVVRVTTKTGLIPEPLRLAHMVASAVMTGESTRE from the coding sequence ATGATAAGGAAGGTAAAACCGCAGATACGTGCGGTGGGCTTTGACGACGGGACTTTTTCCTTTTCTTCCAAGATAAACCGGGAGAAGACGGTTCTGATTGGTGTCGTTATGAAGGGTTCACAGGAGGTTGTGGGGGTACTCTCACGCTGGATAACAGTAGACGGGACCGACGCCACCCGGGTTATTGCAGATGCCGTTCTGAGTTCCCGCTTCAAAGACCTCAGGGTGATACTGCTCAAGGGGATAACATACGCGGGCTTCAACGTCGTCGACGTTGGGAGGCTCCACCATAAGACAGGCCTCCCAGTCATCGTAGTCGTCAGGAAAAAACCGGACCTAACCGCCATGGAGGAAGCCCTGAGACGGCACTTCTCCGATGCCGAAGAGAGAATAGAACTCCTCAGGAAGGCCCCACCCCTCGTTGAGCTCATCCCCAGGAAACTCTACATCCAGGCGGCCGGTGTTGAGAGAAGCACCGCCGCTGAGGTGGTCAGGGTTACAACAAAGACCGGACTGATACCGGAGCCGCTCAGACTGGCCCATATGGTGGCGAGTGCCGTGATGACCGGGGAGAGCACGAGGGAGTAG
- the cutA gene encoding divalent-cation tolerance protein CutA has product MEMILVYTTFPDMETARRIVGELVKKRIIACANLREHDALYIENGDVVEREEIGALIKTEVGKWKELKEEIRRMHPYKTPLLMRIDVDRVNHEYIEWMEKVLG; this is encoded by the coding sequence ATGGAGATGATACTCGTTTACACAACGTTCCCCGATATGGAGACCGCCCGTCGGATAGTCGGGGAGCTCGTCAAAAAGAGGATCATAGCGTGCGCGAACCTACGGGAGCACGATGCGCTGTACATCGAAAACGGTGACGTAGTGGAGCGGGAAGAAATCGGGGCCCTCATAAAAACGGAGGTAGGGAAGTGGAAGGAGCTCAAGGAAGAGATCCGGCGGATGCATCCCTACAAAACACCCCTGCTCATGAGGATCGACGTGGACAGGGTGAATCACGAGTACATTGAATGGATGGAGAAGGTGCTTGGATGA
- a CDS encoding acylphosphatase, with protein sequence MRRVRAHLRIHGRVQGVGFRWSMQREARKLGVNGWVRNLPDGTVEAVIEGDPERVEALIGWAHQGPAFARVTRVEVEWEEPGDEHGFIVTG encoded by the coding sequence ATGCGGCGGGTAAGGGCTCACCTTAGAATACACGGTAGGGTTCAGGGGGTTGGATTCCGGTGGAGCATGCAGAGGGAGGCGAGGAAACTGGGGGTAAACGGTTGGGTGAGGAACCTGCCGGACGGCACGGTGGAGGCTGTTATCGAAGGCGATCCCGAACGCGTTGAGGCCCTGATCGGGTGGGCACATCAGGGTCCCGCTTTCGCCCGGGTAACGAGGGTGGAGGTAGAATGGGAAGAACCGGGGGACGAGCACGGCTTTATTGTGACTGGTTAG
- a CDS encoding regulator of amino acid metabolism, contains ACT domain protein has product MMLILEEYFKNYPARKKVAEFLFETGLSVKRGRIYLRNMEVPISELARIIGVNRKIVYHTIEYIEKTYPLKLIFERLDPLPSLINVAPLMGWEVLEVELEKEMYLDGFSEVLIMLREKDIHVMEIFSRNLREEPTKLYIIIDGTLPAEVFVKVKEIKGFKKLILRTPERDKEKYVCNYCEVRYCPKRILMERIAANQSQ; this is encoded by the coding sequence ATGATGCTCATCCTGGAGGAGTACTTCAAGAACTACCCCGCAAGAAAGAAGGTTGCGGAGTTCCTTTTTGAGACTGGCCTAAGCGTTAAACGCGGCAGGATATACCTGAGGAACATGGAGGTCCCCATCAGTGAACTGGCGCGCATCATAGGGGTCAACAGGAAGATAGTGTACCACACGATTGAATACATCGAGAAAACCTACCCCCTGAAGCTGATATTCGAGCGTCTCGATCCCCTGCCGAGCCTGATAAACGTGGCCCCCCTGATGGGGTGGGAGGTTCTTGAGGTAGAACTTGAGAAGGAGATGTACCTCGACGGATTCTCAGAGGTTCTGATAATGCTCCGTGAAAAGGATATACACGTGATGGAGATCTTCAGCAGGAACCTCCGTGAGGAACCAACGAAGCTCTACATAATAATCGACGGGACGCTACCGGCGGAGGTCTTCGTCAAGGTGAAGGAGATCAAGGGATTCAAGAAGCTGATCCTGCGGACACCGGAGAGGGACAAGGAGAAGTACGTATGCAACTACTGCGAGGTCAGGTACTGCCCCAAGAGGATACTGATGGAACGGATTGCTGCTAACCAGTCACAATAA
- a CDS encoding ADP-dependent ribose-1-phosphate kinase, with translation MAKDFDVIGIGNLNYDIIMLMRRFPDFHEKVNVDEAFFGLGGAAANTISWLANFHMKTGFLGAVGRDEIGRAHLDYFRGLGVNTDGIRVVDGHSGVAVVMIRGEDKRIVKYPGANLLKELNFEYLARTRHVHMSSNPREIIEAVVKFADDSGVTVSLDIGEAQLPPDIEEKVDYLLMNEDEYRRKFGSLDPSLCGSRNLVITLNGGGAIIRDEGGKVSEVRGLSAEVIDSTGAGDSFDAGVVYGTLNGWDLEDSAKLGMLLAYLTVQKIGARSAIVPLEVVKREASALGLELPFDISGEDI, from the coding sequence ATGGCGAAAGATTTTGACGTGATCGGGATCGGAAACCTGAACTACGATATCATAATGCTCATGCGCAGGTTCCCCGACTTCCACGAGAAGGTGAACGTGGATGAAGCGTTCTTCGGGCTCGGCGGCGCTGCTGCAAACACCATAAGCTGGCTCGCTAATTTCCACATGAAAACCGGCTTCCTCGGTGCTGTTGGTCGTGACGAGATTGGGCGAGCGCATCTTGATTACTTCCGTGGGCTTGGAGTGAACACGGATGGAATCCGGGTTGTCGACGGGCACTCTGGCGTTGCGGTGGTTATGATCCGGGGTGAGGACAAACGTATAGTAAAGTATCCCGGGGCGAACCTTTTGAAGGAGCTCAATTTTGAGTACCTGGCCCGTACCAGGCACGTTCACATGTCATCAAATCCCCGGGAAATCATCGAGGCTGTTGTGAAGTTCGCGGATGACAGTGGGGTGACGGTTTCCCTTGACATAGGTGAAGCCCAGCTCCCACCCGATATTGAGGAGAAGGTGGACTACCTCCTTATGAACGAGGATGAATACCGGAGAAAGTTCGGTTCCCTCGACCCCTCCCTCTGCGGTTCAAGGAACCTGGTGATAACCCTCAATGGTGGCGGGGCCATCATCAGGGACGAGGGAGGAAAAGTCTCTGAAGTTAGGGGTCTGAGTGCGGAGGTCATAGACTCCACGGGCGCTGGAGATTCCTTTGACGCCGGTGTCGTATACGGCACGCTGAACGGATGGGACCTGGAGGACTCGGCAAAGCTTGGTATGCTCCTTGCCTACCTGACTGTTCAGAAAATCGGTGCAAGAAGCGCGATAGTTCCCCTGGAGGTCGTTAAACGGGAGGCATCGGCGCTCGGACTGGAGCTGCCTTTTGATATCTCCGGAGAGGACATCTGA
- the tfe gene encoding transcription factor E gives MARRKNKELMELAMDMGGEEAVEVIKALEKKGEATDEELAEVTEIRVNTVRKVLYMLYDQGLAEFKRIRDKETGWYYYYWHLDIKRLPEILRSKKMAELKKLKEMLEEETGEIYYWCGTPGHPKLTFDEAMEYEFQCPICGEMIMQYDNTQIVEELKRRIEELEIELGLKKKPGKRK, from the coding sequence GTGGCCAGACGAAAAAACAAGGAACTCATGGAACTCGCCATGGATATGGGGGGCGAGGAAGCCGTTGAGGTAATTAAGGCCCTGGAAAAAAAGGGAGAGGCCACGGACGAGGAGCTTGCGGAAGTAACTGAGATACGCGTGAACACGGTTAGAAAAGTTCTGTACATGCTCTACGATCAGGGACTCGCTGAGTTTAAGAGGATACGTGATAAAGAAACCGGCTGGTACTACTATTACTGGCATCTGGATATCAAGCGCCTGCCGGAGATTCTGCGCTCCAAGAAAATGGCCGAGCTGAAGAAGCTTAAGGAAATGCTGGAGGAGGAGACCGGCGAGATCTACTACTGGTGCGGTACACCTGGACACCCAAAACTTACCTTCGATGAGGCTATGGAGTACGAGTTCCAGTGCCCCATATGCGGTGAGATGATCATGCAGTACGACAACACCCAGATAGTGGAGGAGCTCAAGCGGCGAATTGAGGAGCTTGAGATTGAGCTGGGTCTTAAAAAGAAGCCCGGGAAGAGAAAATAA
- a CDS encoding DUF2110 family protein has product MEEVIILEKVYGDRSGFLKLDKKLKALLGDLEIEWKLSAVKKNWVKVSLSGEDEEISANVVRGEFGEVPYSLRSVEEGGTYRGRFIDLGKVGYGAYVDLGVFSPRPKDALLPLYYLKEHFGEIPVRGMISRFGWVDNLPVEVRVEKVEFGTREVGVEFSEPQLKRLDSWLNDGYDKLFIAGTVSENVERALIRTGHGRDVKRIEELGLMETLLVLKKGTEAPGIIREIGPHLKGAVMGAIKF; this is encoded by the coding sequence ATGGAAGAAGTGATTATTCTGGAGAAGGTCTACGGGGACAGAAGCGGCTTTCTCAAGCTTGATAAGAAGCTGAAGGCCCTTCTCGGTGATCTTGAGATTGAGTGGAAGCTGTCCGCAGTTAAAAAGAACTGGGTGAAGGTTTCTCTGAGCGGCGAAGATGAAGAGATAAGTGCCAACGTAGTGAGGGGAGAGTTCGGTGAGGTCCCTTACAGCCTGAGATCTGTTGAAGAGGGGGGAACATACAGAGGAAGATTTATAGACCTTGGAAAGGTGGGGTACGGGGCTTACGTGGATCTGGGCGTATTCTCCCCACGGCCCAAGGATGCGTTACTCCCCCTGTACTACCTGAAGGAGCACTTCGGCGAGATCCCGGTTCGCGGGATGATATCCCGCTTTGGATGGGTCGACAACCTCCCGGTTGAGGTTAGGGTTGAGAAGGTGGAGTTTGGTACGCGGGAGGTGGGGGTGGAGTTCTCAGAACCCCAGCTAAAACGCCTTGACTCCTGGTTAAACGACGGTTACGACAAGCTCTTCATCGCGGGTACCGTGAGTGAGAACGTGGAGAGGGCCCTCATCCGAACGGGTCACGGGCGGGACGTCAAGCGCATTGAGGAACTCGGTCTTATGGAGACCCTGCTCGTACTTAAGAAGGGTACGGAGGCCCCAGGTATAATACGGGAGATCGGTCCACACCTCAAGGGGGCGGTGATGGGGGCCATCAAGTTTTAG
- a CDS encoding Mrp/NBP35 family ATP-binding protein: MTIKAPTLNVGGLGADPLEERIKEKQKKWRHKIAVLSGKGGVGKSTVAVNLAAALARKGYFVGILDADIHGPNVAKMLGVEKADVLAERLEDGRFEMIPPMSDFMGQTTPIKVMSMGFLVPEDQPIIWRGALVTKAIKQLLGDVKWGELDFMIIDFPPGTGDEILTVTQTLQLDAAVVVTTPQEVALLDTGKAVNMMKQMNVPYVAVVENMSYLICPHCGNEIDIFGKGGGKRLAEREGVDFLGGIPIDLKAREASDNGIPIVLYEDTPAAKAFMEIIDNLTAKLGGTDGEGEGE, from the coding sequence ATGACGATCAAAGCACCCACCCTCAACGTTGGTGGATTGGGCGCGGATCCCCTGGAAGAGAGAATCAAAGAGAAGCAGAAGAAATGGAGGCACAAAATAGCCGTCCTGAGCGGTAAGGGCGGTGTCGGAAAGAGCACCGTGGCGGTGAACCTGGCGGCGGCCCTGGCCAGAAAAGGCTACTTCGTGGGTATCCTCGATGCCGACATTCACGGCCCGAACGTCGCCAAGATGCTGGGTGTTGAAAAGGCAGACGTCCTGGCGGAGAGACTGGAGGACGGCCGTTTTGAGATGATTCCCCCCATGAGCGATTTCATGGGGCAGACGACACCCATAAAAGTCATGAGCATGGGTTTCCTCGTTCCGGAAGATCAGCCGATAATCTGGCGCGGTGCCCTCGTCACCAAGGCCATAAAGCAGCTCCTCGGTGACGTCAAATGGGGCGAGCTGGACTTCATGATAATCGACTTCCCCCCCGGAACGGGTGACGAGATACTGACGGTTACGCAGACCCTCCAGCTCGATGCCGCGGTCGTCGTCACAACACCCCAGGAGGTCGCGCTCCTCGACACGGGGAAGGCCGTCAACATGATGAAACAGATGAACGTCCCATATGTTGCGGTAGTCGAGAACATGAGCTATCTCATCTGTCCCCACTGCGGCAATGAAATCGACATCTTCGGAAAGGGAGGGGGAAAAAGACTGGCTGAGAGAGAGGGAGTCGACTTTCTGGGAGGAATCCCCATCGACCTCAAGGCTAGAGAAGCAAGCGACAACGGAATCCCCATAGTCCTCTACGAGGACACACCGGCCGCGAAGGCCTTCATGGAGATAATCGACAACCTAACCGCAAAACTTGGAGGGACTGACGGGGAGGGGGAAGGGGAGTAA
- a CDS encoding ABC transporter ATP-binding protein, protein MIEAKNLHFSYGEHEVLKGIDLEVGEGEFVAILGPNGAGKSTFLRCIAGILKCEGIFLKDKPLLDYSPRELSRTLAYVPQRIEPGFLTVFDTVLLGRRPYMGLTPSRRDLKAVEGALKTLGIEDLALKRTNEISGGELQKVSVARALAQEPEILLMDEPTNNLDLKSQLKVMRLARELVRGGKTVVTVMHDVNLALRFARRFVFMRDGRKIADGGLEVLSEGLFKEVYDVRVEIGEIRGIPTVVPL, encoded by the coding sequence ATGATTGAAGCGAAAAACCTCCACTTCTCTTATGGCGAGCACGAAGTCCTTAAGGGGATAGACCTTGAGGTCGGTGAGGGAGAGTTCGTGGCAATCCTCGGCCCGAACGGGGCAGGAAAAAGCACCTTCCTCCGTTGCATTGCCGGGATCCTGAAGTGCGAGGGGATCTTCTTAAAAGACAAGCCTCTACTTGACTACTCCCCAAGGGAACTGTCAAGGACCTTAGCTTACGTCCCTCAACGGATTGAGCCAGGGTTTTTGACCGTTTTTGATACCGTTCTCCTGGGTAGAAGACCCTACATGGGGCTAACGCCGTCGAGGAGGGATTTAAAGGCCGTTGAAGGGGCCCTGAAAACTCTCGGCATCGAAGACCTCGCCCTTAAGAGAACGAACGAGATAAGTGGCGGAGAGCTCCAGAAGGTAAGCGTAGCGAGGGCACTGGCCCAAGAACCCGAGATCCTTCTGATGGACGAGCCGACCAACAATCTCGACCTAAAGAGCCAGCTGAAGGTCATGAGGCTCGCGAGAGAACTGGTGAGAGGGGGAAAGACAGTTGTAACGGTTATGCACGACGTCAACCTTGCCCTGCGTTTTGCCCGGAGGTTCGTCTTCATGAGGGACGGAAGAAAGATAGCTGACGGGGGCCTTGAGGTTCTGAGTGAGGGGCTCTTTAAGGAGGTTTACGATGTTAGAGTAGAGATAGGAGAAATCAGGGGGATCCCCACTGTGGTACCACTCTGA
- a CDS encoding iron ABC transporter permease has translation MDYRTYLRRKFFIGLALFLSLLAVSLLSLSSGPYHIPLREVLAVLIDGGSRDDRLVVLGIRLPRIVAGILVGASMGIAGAVLQGYLRNPLATPFTMGVSNGAMFGASLAIILGAGYSLNSGQVFLNNPYAVVLFAFLGAISATLVILALARLRGLSPEAIVLAGVAMSSLYVALTTLVQYFANELQLSAMVYWSFGNLARATWGENLVMTVAFTVIFIYFILKRWDLNASTLGDEIAKSVGVNIERERLVGTLLAAFITSITVAFVGVIGFIGLIAPHSIRLIAGGDYRSLIPLSALAGALLLVSADTVARLIISPMNLPVGVITSFLGAPAFIYLLVKMEGRR, from the coding sequence ATGGATTACAGGACATACCTGAGGAGAAAGTTCTTCATAGGGCTCGCCCTCTTCCTTTCCCTGCTAGCGGTTTCCCTCCTCTCGCTCTCAAGCGGGCCCTATCATATCCCCCTTAGGGAAGTTCTCGCGGTTCTCATCGACGGTGGAAGCAGAGACGACCGCCTCGTCGTCCTTGGGATAAGGCTCCCCAGGATAGTTGCAGGAATTCTCGTCGGGGCCTCGATGGGAATCGCCGGAGCCGTCCTTCAGGGCTACCTGAGGAACCCCCTGGCAACCCCCTTCACCATGGGCGTCTCCAATGGCGCGATGTTCGGCGCCTCTTTAGCCATAATCCTCGGGGCGGGCTACTCCCTCAATTCCGGGCAGGTGTTTCTCAACAACCCCTACGCCGTCGTCCTCTTCGCCTTCTTGGGTGCAATAAGCGCGACCCTCGTGATTCTCGCCCTGGCGAGACTCCGTGGTTTGAGTCCCGAGGCAATAGTCCTTGCAGGAGTTGCCATGAGCTCACTATACGTTGCGTTAACCACCCTCGTTCAGTACTTCGCCAACGAACTCCAGCTTTCGGCGATGGTGTACTGGAGCTTTGGAAACCTTGCGAGGGCAACTTGGGGGGAGAACCTCGTAATGACGGTTGCTTTCACAGTTATCTTCATTTATTTTATTTTAAAGAGATGGGACCTGAACGCCTCGACTCTGGGGGACGAAATAGCGAAGAGCGTTGGGGTGAACATTGAGAGGGAGAGGCTCGTCGGAACCCTTTTAGCAGCCTTCATAACCTCAATAACGGTGGCATTCGTCGGGGTCATCGGCTTCATCGGCCTCATAGCACCACATTCTATAAGGTTAATAGCCGGCGGCGACTACCGCTCCCTGATACCACTCTCGGCTCTGGCCGGGGCGTTGCTTCTCGTTTCGGCCGACACCGTTGCGAGGCTCATAATTTCTCCGATGAACCTTCCGGTTGGTGTTATCACGTCGTTCCTCGGAGCACCAGCCTTCATCTACCTCCTCGTTAAGATGGAGGGTCGGCGATGA
- a CDS encoding iron ABC transporter substrate-binding protein, with translation MKTKWKVVLAILVVFLVVSMTGCIGTSTPNHTNSATGPSPTVTSSSASQGYTTVTDMMGRTVKVPTNVTRVVAVGPGALRILAYLNATKDVVGIEEFEKRFSYGRPYILAHPELLRLPIIGPGGPGRLPDMEALIKVHPQVIFMVFVSRETADEVQSKTGIPVVVLSYGTLKNFTDPVFFRSLLLAGKILGREKRAQEVIKFIEGQQDYLENLTAGAKSPEVYVGGIGFKGAHGITSTFTDYAPFTVLGLDNVASNLTSTNYGWVQVDKEWLLKENPDYIFIDEGGLKIILDDYRSNPDFYNSLKAMKEGRIYGVLPYNFYNTNIGIAIADAYYIGKAIYPERFKGVDPVKKADEIFTFLVGKPVYSQLAKEFGGFGKIDLVSGNVTQGLPTNP, from the coding sequence ACGGTAACGAGCTCAAGCGCAAGCCAAGGCTACACCACAGTCACGGACATGATGGGGAGAACCGTAAAGGTTCCAACGAACGTCACAAGGGTAGTTGCGGTCGGTCCCGGCGCGCTTAGGATACTCGCCTACCTCAACGCGACCAAAGACGTCGTTGGAATCGAGGAGTTCGAGAAGCGCTTCTCCTACGGAAGGCCCTACATCCTAGCCCACCCGGAGCTCCTTAGGCTACCGATCATTGGACCGGGTGGTCCCGGAAGGCTCCCCGATATGGAGGCTCTGATTAAGGTTCATCCTCAGGTCATCTTCATGGTCTTCGTGAGCAGAGAGACAGCCGACGAGGTTCAGTCGAAGACGGGAATCCCCGTCGTGGTCCTCAGCTACGGCACGCTGAAGAACTTCACCGACCCTGTCTTCTTCAGGTCCCTCCTCTTAGCTGGGAAGATCCTTGGAAGAGAGAAGAGGGCCCAGGAGGTTATAAAGTTCATCGAGGGGCAGCAGGACTACCTTGAGAACCTCACCGCTGGAGCGAAGAGCCCGGAGGTTTACGTCGGTGGAATAGGCTTCAAGGGTGCCCACGGGATAACGAGCACCTTCACTGACTATGCGCCCTTCACGGTTCTGGGCCTCGACAACGTCGCCTCGAACCTGACTAGCACGAACTACGGCTGGGTGCAGGTGGACAAGGAGTGGCTCCTCAAGGAGAACCCGGACTATATCTTCATCGACGAGGGTGGCCTCAAGATAATCCTCGACGACTACAGGAGCAACCCCGACTTCTACAACTCGCTTAAGGCCATGAAGGAGGGTCGCATTTACGGGGTCCTGCCCTACAACTTCTACAACACCAACATCGGAATAGCCATCGCCGACGCCTACTACATCGGAAAGGCCATCTATCCGGAGCGCTTCAAGGGGGTAGACCCCGTTAAGAAGGCAGACGAGATATTCACATTCCTCGTTGGGAAGCCCGTTTACAGCCAGCTCGCCAAAGAATTCGGCGGGTTTGGGAAGATAGACCTCGTCAGCGGAAACGTCACCCAAGGCCTGCCAACTAATCCGTGA